From a single Paenibacillus sp. FSL R5-0345 genomic region:
- the fliF gene encoding flagellar basal-body MS-ring/collar protein FliF translates to MNERFAQYREKVTLYWNRFSGKQKILFFSTLFIILIIIVVLTMQLSKTEYEVAFQDLDSTDSAGVMNYLDTAGVSYRLSQDGKSISVPSTEAARIKVDIGSQGIVQGGSIGYKVFNENSSMIGTTDSEFNVKYNNALNGEVEQLMRRMQGIKDAKVLINLPKETVFASQADQEQASASVVLSFNPGFRPSQDNIDGYFNLVKTAVPNLPIDNITIANNEVELMPTAKGGQAGVSNQVEENFALQKKFEEEVKKDVKQFLSTLTGPDKVDVLVFSKLNFDKENRKENLVTPVDTENMKGIEISSQIISNSYSGQGNTTGGVAGTGSQDVTGYPSQAGTDTSTSEESSETRNYEVNRITKDVIASPFTVKDLTINVAVEPPTGQNTLDAATSAAIQNILVNIVRASLADSGTTYTDADLTKKVSVYSQQFGGNAANTAPGGLATWMLWAIGAAALLVGAGGGYLIYRSRKKTVEEEDEDIPLQVPTEFPSINLESVTNDSQVRKQLESLAKKKPDEFVNLLRTWLADEQR, encoded by the coding sequence GTGAATGAAAGATTTGCCCAATATCGGGAGAAGGTTACCCTGTATTGGAACAGATTTAGTGGTAAACAGAAGATTTTATTCTTTTCAACATTGTTTATCATTCTAATAATAATCGTAGTATTAACCATGCAGCTTTCAAAGACAGAATATGAAGTGGCGTTTCAAGATTTGGACAGCACAGATTCAGCGGGAGTAATGAACTACTTGGATACAGCAGGTGTTTCATACCGATTAAGCCAAGATGGAAAGAGCATCTCAGTGCCAAGCACAGAAGCGGCTCGAATAAAGGTGGATATCGGTTCTCAGGGGATTGTTCAGGGGGGCTCTATCGGTTATAAGGTCTTTAATGAAAATTCGTCAATGATAGGAACGACAGATAGTGAGTTTAATGTGAAGTATAATAATGCATTAAACGGTGAAGTAGAACAGCTAATGAGACGTATGCAAGGAATTAAGGATGCTAAAGTACTGATTAATCTGCCTAAAGAGACAGTTTTTGCATCTCAGGCGGATCAAGAACAAGCATCTGCATCCGTTGTGCTTTCATTTAATCCGGGATTCAGACCCAGTCAAGATAATATCGATGGGTATTTCAACCTTGTAAAGACTGCGGTTCCAAATCTACCAATTGATAACATTACGATTGCTAATAATGAAGTTGAGTTAATGCCAACGGCCAAAGGTGGACAAGCAGGAGTTTCTAACCAGGTCGAAGAGAACTTCGCTCTACAGAAGAAATTCGAAGAAGAAGTCAAGAAAGATGTGAAACAATTCCTTAGCACTCTTACGGGTCCAGATAAAGTTGATGTTCTTGTATTTTCGAAGCTGAACTTTGACAAGGAAAACCGGAAGGAAAATCTTGTAACCCCTGTGGATACAGAGAACATGAAGGGGATTGAGATCAGTTCACAAATCATCAGTAATTCGTATTCGGGTCAGGGAAATACAACTGGCGGAGTGGCAGGCACTGGTTCACAAGATGTAACGGGCTACCCTTCACAAGCCGGCACGGATACTTCTACTTCAGAGGAATCTTCTGAGACGAGGAACTATGAAGTTAACCGAATTACAAAGGATGTTATTGCTAGTCCCTTTACTGTAAAAGATTTAACCATAAATGTTGCGGTTGAACCACCTACAGGACAAAATACTTTGGATGCTGCTACATCGGCAGCAATTCAAAACATTTTGGTAAATATTGTTCGTGCTTCTCTTGCAGATTCAGGTACTACATATACAGACGCTGATTTAACCAAAAAGGTTTCGGTGTATTCTCAACAATTTGGTGGTAATGCTGCTAATACCGCACCAGGTGGTCTTGCCACATGGATGTTATGGGCTATCGGAGCAGCTGCATTACTGGTTGGAGCAGGTGGAGGATATCTAATCTATCGGAGTCGTAAGAAGACTGTGGAAGAGGAAGATGAAGACATTCCATTGCAGGTTCCTACCGAATTTCCATCTATTAATTTGGAAAGTGTGACGAATGACAGTCAAGTTCGTAAGCAATTGGAAAGTTTGGCGAAGAAGAAGCCAGACGAATTCGTGAATTTGCTGCGTACATGGCTTGCAGACGAACAGAGGTGA
- the fliE gene encoding flagellar hook-basal body complex protein FliE, with translation MIQNITNGVQAVQQLAMKPTSIEASSTPANSMESFGSYLENALNQVADQEQQAKDMSNKFVLGEVNIDEVMISSQQALLSLQLTTQVRNKVIEAYQEIMRTQI, from the coding sequence TTGATACAGAATATCACTAATGGAGTTCAAGCTGTACAGCAGCTTGCCATGAAACCAACATCTATCGAAGCTTCGTCCACTCCTGCTAATTCCATGGAGAGCTTTGGTTCTTATCTTGAGAATGCACTCAATCAAGTAGCAGATCAGGAACAACAAGCAAAGGATATGAGTAATAAATTTGTATTGGGAGAAGTGAATATAGACGAAGTAATGATTTCTTCCCAACAGGCTTTACTGAGTTTGCAGTTGACTACACAAGTCCGGAACAAAGTGATTGAAGCCTATCAAGAAATTATGAGAACTCAAATTTAA
- the flgC gene encoding flagellar basal body rod protein FlgC yields MNFGSSFGISASALTAQRLRMDVISSNVANAETTRASVVDGKAVPYRRKLVVMEATESNKFSNILNSKMNGSSSEGVKVQSIIEDDSPLKPVYNPSHPDADAEGYVYMPNVDITKEMVDMLSASRSYEANVTMLNASKAMVSKALEIGR; encoded by the coding sequence ATGAACTTTGGGAGTAGTTTTGGAATAAGTGCATCAGCGTTAACAGCTCAACGATTACGGATGGACGTAATCTCCTCCAACGTGGCCAATGCGGAAACTACCAGAGCATCGGTGGTTGATGGCAAAGCCGTTCCTTACCGGCGTAAGCTTGTTGTTATGGAGGCTACAGAAAGTAATAAGTTCTCGAATATACTAAATTCGAAAATGAACGGTAGTAGCAGTGAAGGCGTAAAGGTTCAATCCATTATAGAAGATGATTCTCCGTTAAAGCCGGTATACAATCCAAGTCATCCTGATGCGGATGCCGAAGGTTATGTTTATATGCCAAATGTGGATATTACCAAAGAAATGGTAGATATGTTATCTGCATCACGTTCATATGAAGCCAATGTAACGATGCTGAATGCATCTAAAGCTATGGTAAGTAAAGCGCTAGAAATTGGTCGCTAA
- the flgB gene encoding flagellar basal body rod protein FlgB gives MGLLNSVSFQRLQGGIDAAYKRQNVLANNVANEDTPNFKRSDVSFESFLQQQESGIKPTLNAKVTDSRHFQFGTNTIVPAAVVSTDETTSMNNNENNVDVEREMALSAENQLRYSSYVEQINSQISMMRAVIQGG, from the coding sequence TTGGGATTGCTGAATAGTGTCAGTTTTCAACGATTGCAGGGAGGCATTGATGCTGCCTATAAACGACAAAATGTTCTAGCAAATAACGTGGCTAACGAAGATACGCCAAATTTCAAACGTTCTGATGTTTCATTCGAAAGTTTCCTTCAGCAACAGGAAAGTGGAATAAAACCTACACTTAACGCGAAGGTAACGGACTCCCGACATTTTCAATTTGGTACCAACACCATTGTACCGGCTGCTGTCGTTAGTACGGATGAGACTACCTCTATGAATAATAACGAGAACAATGTGGATGTAGAACGAGAAATGGCGTTAAGCGCTGAGAACCAACTCAGGTATAGTTCTTATGTCGAACAGATTAACAGTCAGATTTCGATGATGCGAGCTGTAATTCAAGGAGGATAA
- the hslU gene encoding ATP-dependent protease ATPase subunit HslU gives MVNQSLTPRQIVAELDKYIVGQKQAKKSVAVALRNRYRRSLLAEELRDEVVPKNILMIGPTGVGKTEIARRLAKLVNAPFIKVEATKFTEVGYVGRDVESMVRDLVETSIRMVKLERTEKVKDRAEELANERIVSILVPSSSKNKSQKNPFEMIFGGNSSQEDSKEDSEPDGSLSERRRGVRFKLLAGQLEDDIIEIDVEDTAPSMLDMFAGQGNDQMGMNMQEMFGSLLPKRTKKRKLPIREARKVLIQDEATKLIDMDDVIQESVTRAEQSGIIFIDEIDKVASQGKGSGPDVSREGVQRDILPIVEGSTIMTKYGPVKTDYVLFMAAGAFHVAKPSDLIPELQGRFPIRVELSSLTLEDFVSILTEPENALTKQYVNLLKTEDIEVEFQKDAIYEIAKIAASVNQNMENIGARRLHTILEKLLEDLSFEAPELTLDTMVITPEYVREKLASIAQDRDLSQYIL, from the coding sequence ATGGTGAATCAATCGCTAACACCCCGTCAAATTGTAGCCGAATTGGATAAATATATTGTAGGTCAGAAACAAGCTAAGAAATCGGTAGCTGTCGCGCTTCGTAATCGTTATCGGCGCAGTCTACTCGCTGAGGAACTGCGTGATGAAGTTGTTCCTAAGAACATCTTGATGATCGGACCTACTGGTGTAGGGAAAACCGAGATTGCCCGGCGTCTTGCTAAGCTTGTTAATGCTCCGTTCATCAAGGTGGAGGCAACCAAATTCACAGAGGTGGGTTATGTAGGGCGAGATGTGGAGTCTATGGTACGTGATCTGGTAGAGACCTCTATTCGTATGGTGAAGCTAGAACGTACGGAAAAGGTCAAGGACCGTGCAGAAGAACTGGCTAACGAGCGGATTGTCTCTATTTTAGTGCCTTCGTCTTCAAAAAATAAATCTCAGAAGAATCCTTTTGAGATGATTTTTGGCGGGAACTCTTCGCAAGAGGATTCTAAAGAAGATTCCGAACCGGATGGAAGCTTAAGTGAACGCCGTCGCGGGGTTAGATTTAAGCTGCTAGCTGGTCAATTGGAAGACGATATCATTGAAATAGACGTTGAGGATACAGCGCCATCTATGCTGGATATGTTTGCAGGGCAAGGGAACGACCAGATGGGGATGAATATGCAAGAAATGTTTGGTAGTTTACTTCCGAAGCGGACGAAGAAGCGCAAGCTTCCTATCCGTGAGGCTCGTAAAGTACTGATTCAGGATGAAGCGACCAAACTGATTGATATGGACGATGTTATTCAGGAATCTGTGACACGCGCTGAACAATCGGGTATTATTTTTATCGATGAGATTGATAAGGTTGCAAGTCAAGGCAAGGGTTCCGGTCCCGATGTATCACGTGAGGGTGTGCAAAGAGATATTCTTCCAATTGTAGAGGGTTCTACAATCATGACAAAATACGGTCCTGTAAAGACGGATTATGTGCTCTTCATGGCTGCCGGGGCATTTCATGTTGCTAAACCTTCTGATTTGATTCCTGAGCTTCAGGGTCGTTTTCCGATCCGCGTAGAACTGAGCAGTCTGACGCTGGAGGATTTTGTATCCATTTTAACAGAGCCAGAGAATGCTTTGACAAAACAATATGTTAATTTGTTAAAGACTGAGGACATTGAAGTGGAGTTCCAGAAGGATGCTATTTATGAAATCGCCAAAATAGCGGCTTCAGTGAACCAAAATATGGAGAACATAGGTGCTCGGCGACTTCATACCATTTTGGAGAAGTTATTAGAGGATTTATCGTTTGAAGCACCAGAGTTGACTTTGGACACAATGGTAATTACACCTGAGTATGTGCGTGAGAAATTGGCAAGTATTGCACAGGATCGTGATTTAAGTCAGTATATTCTCTAA
- the hslV gene encoding ATP-dependent protease subunit HslV gives MVPSFHATTICAVRHNGQAAIAGDGQVTFGESVIMKTTARKVRRLYRGQVIAGFAGSVADAITLFEKFEGKLEEHHGNLQRAAVELAKDWRQDRILRKLEALMIVMDKEGMLLISGNGEIIEPDDDVLAIGSGGNFALASGRALKRHAPALAAADIAREALQIASEICVYTNSNIIVEQL, from the coding sequence ATGGTACCCAGCTTTCATGCGACTACAATTTGTGCTGTAAGACATAACGGACAGGCAGCTATAGCAGGTGATGGTCAGGTTACATTCGGAGAGAGTGTAATTATGAAGACGACGGCTAGAAAAGTTCGTCGCTTATACCGGGGACAAGTAATAGCGGGGTTTGCAGGTTCTGTGGCGGATGCGATCACCTTGTTCGAAAAATTTGAAGGCAAGCTGGAGGAGCATCATGGAAACCTGCAGCGCGCAGCCGTAGAATTAGCGAAAGACTGGCGTCAAGATCGTATTCTTCGAAAACTTGAGGCATTGATGATTGTTATGGACAAGGAAGGCATGCTATTGATCTCCGGAAACGGTGAAATTATCGAGCCGGATGATGATGTGCTTGCTATTGGTTCAGGTGGTAATTTTGCACTTGCTTCCGGTCGTGCGCTTAAACGTCATGCTCCAGCACTTGCTGCTGCGGATATAGCTCGAGAGGCTCTTCAGATTGCATCTGAAATATGTGTGTACACTAACTCCAATATTATTGTTGAGCAATTATAG
- the trmFO gene encoding FADH(2)-oxidizing methylenetetrahydrofolate--tRNA-(uracil(54)-C(5))-methyltransferase TrmFO, giving the protein MVSTGGKKTVTDTAKVTVIGAGLAGSEAAWQIASQGVPVRLYEMRPVVKTPAHHTNQFAELVCSNSLRANGLGNAVGVLKEEMRRLNSLVLGAADRHAVPAGGALAVDRDGFSGEITSTLHNHPLVEVINEELTHIPEEGIVVIATGPLTSPALSAEIKGLLGEEYFYFYDAAAPIVEKDSIDMNKVYLASRYDKGEAAYLNCPMTEEEFDVFYDALISAETAALKDFEKEIYFEGCMPIEIMMKRGKQTALFGPMKPVGLINPHTGKLPYAVVQLRQDNAAGTLYNLVGFQTHLKWGEQKRVFSLIPGLENAEYVRYGVMHRNTFINSPKLLHPTYQMKGKERLYFAGQMTGVEGYVESAASGLIAGINATRAALGQEGLIFPQDTVLGSMPAYITSADPEHFQPMNANFGLLPKVEKKIRNKKEKNEMLAHRALDSLAEYANRTGIAYTEPEAVDNESPSS; this is encoded by the coding sequence ATAGTCTCCACAGGAGGAAAGAAGACAGTGACAGATACAGCAAAGGTAACAGTAATTGGAGCAGGTCTAGCAGGAAGTGAAGCGGCCTGGCAAATAGCTTCTCAAGGCGTACCGGTAAGATTGTATGAAATGAGACCAGTGGTGAAGACACCGGCACACCACACGAATCAATTCGCAGAGCTAGTGTGCAGTAACTCTTTGCGTGCAAATGGTCTAGGCAATGCGGTAGGTGTATTAAAGGAAGAAATGCGACGTTTGAATTCCCTTGTATTAGGTGCAGCTGATCGCCACGCTGTACCTGCTGGCGGCGCACTTGCCGTAGATAGGGACGGTTTTTCGGGAGAAATTACGAGTACATTGCATAATCATCCGCTCGTGGAAGTCATAAATGAAGAACTTACGCATATACCGGAGGAAGGGATTGTTGTTATTGCAACAGGTCCGCTTACCTCACCCGCTTTATCTGCAGAAATTAAGGGACTGTTAGGTGAAGAGTATTTCTATTTTTATGATGCTGCTGCACCGATTGTTGAGAAAGACAGTATTGATATGAATAAAGTATATCTGGCTTCCCGTTATGACAAAGGAGAAGCGGCATATCTGAACTGTCCAATGACTGAAGAGGAGTTTGACGTGTTTTATGATGCGTTGATTTCTGCGGAGACGGCAGCGCTCAAGGATTTTGAGAAAGAGATATACTTCGAGGGCTGTATGCCTATTGAAATCATGATGAAGCGCGGTAAGCAAACAGCATTATTTGGACCTATGAAACCTGTAGGACTTATTAATCCGCACACAGGTAAGCTTCCATATGCGGTAGTTCAGCTTCGCCAGGATAACGCTGCTGGAACGCTTTACAATCTTGTTGGCTTTCAAACGCATTTGAAATGGGGCGAACAGAAGCGTGTATTCTCGCTGATTCCGGGTCTTGAGAACGCTGAGTACGTTCGGTATGGCGTAATGCATAGAAATACCTTTATTAATTCCCCTAAACTCTTGCATCCTACTTATCAAATGAAGGGCAAGGAAAGGCTGTACTTTGCTGGACAGATGACAGGTGTAGAAGGTTATGTAGAATCAGCGGCCTCAGGCTTGATTGCCGGCATTAATGCTACTAGAGCCGCACTCGGTCAAGAAGGACTGATCTTCCCTCAGGACACGGTGCTTGGCAGTATGCCTGCTTATATCACTTCTGCTGATCCGGAGCATTTTCAGCCTATGAATGCCAATTTTGGCCTTTTGCCGAAGGTAGAGAAGAAAATCCGTAATAAAAAAGAAAAGAATGAGATGCTAGCGCATCGTGCACTTGACAGTCTTGCCGAGTATGCTAATCGTACGGGCATCGCTTATACTGAGCCGGAGGCTGTCGATAACGAAAGTCCATCATCTTAA
- the topA gene encoding type I DNA topoisomerase — MADALVIVESPAKAKTIGKYLGSKYIVKASMGHIRDLPKSQTGVEVENNFNPKYITIRGKGSILKELKDASKKVKKVYLAADPDREGEAIAWHLAHALNLDQTQECRVVFNEITKQAVKDAFKTPRKINMDLVNAQQARRILDRLVGYKISPLLWKKVKKGLSAGRVQSVAVKIIMDRENEISAFVPTEYWSITAKLGIRDSVFEAKFHKLNGVKKELNQESDVQEVLEAIKNAAFKVSNVKEKERQRHPSAPFTTSSLQQEAARKLGFRAAKTMSVAQQLYEGVELGKEGTVGLITYMRTDSTRLSVTAQDEAKELITAKYGEKFLPEAPRQYSKKAAGAQEAHEAIRPTSALREPEMVKEFLSRDQFRLYKLVWERFVSSQMASALLDTLSVDIEAGTATFRAVGSKVSFPGFMKVYVEGNDDGTTDEDKYLPPLQAGDALNKQEIEPKQHFTQPPPRYTEARLVKTLEELGIGRPSTYAPTLETIQKRGYVAIEEKKFMPTELGELVIEQMEQFFPEILNVEFTANMEGDLDHVEEGSEDWVKVLSEFYESFEKRLVFAEEEMKEIEIEDEVSDEICEKCGKPLVYKLGRFGKFLACSGFPDCRNTKPIIKDIGVTCPKCHEGKVVERRSKKGRVFYGCDQYPGCDFVSWDRPSTKPCPSCGAWMIEKRNKQGTKLQCTSCDHTEAVLDNEEELAE, encoded by the coding sequence ATGGCAGATGCATTAGTAATTGTCGAATCGCCCGCAAAAGCGAAGACAATTGGCAAATATCTAGGTAGTAAGTATATTGTGAAGGCATCTATGGGACACATCAGAGATCTACCGAAGAGCCAAACGGGTGTCGAAGTGGAGAATAATTTTAATCCTAAATATATTACTATTCGTGGTAAAGGTTCTATATTGAAGGAATTGAAAGACGCCAGTAAAAAAGTGAAAAAAGTATATCTCGCAGCTGACCCTGACCGCGAAGGGGAAGCGATCGCCTGGCACTTGGCGCATGCACTAAATTTGGATCAAACACAGGAATGTCGAGTTGTATTTAATGAGATCACCAAACAAGCGGTGAAGGATGCTTTTAAGACGCCACGCAAGATAAACATGGATCTTGTGAATGCGCAGCAAGCAAGACGTATACTGGATCGGCTGGTAGGTTACAAGATTAGCCCCCTATTATGGAAGAAAGTCAAAAAAGGGTTATCGGCTGGACGTGTTCAATCAGTAGCTGTAAAGATCATAATGGATCGTGAGAATGAAATCTCCGCTTTTGTGCCTACTGAATATTGGAGCATTACGGCAAAGCTAGGGATTCGAGATTCCGTCTTTGAAGCTAAGTTTCATAAGCTGAACGGTGTGAAGAAAGAACTTAATCAAGAGAGCGATGTTCAAGAGGTCCTTGAGGCAATCAAGAACGCAGCTTTTAAGGTGAGTAATGTGAAAGAGAAGGAAAGACAACGGCATCCTTCGGCTCCTTTTACAACAAGTTCCCTTCAACAAGAAGCCGCACGTAAGCTTGGATTCCGAGCAGCTAAGACAATGTCTGTTGCCCAGCAACTATACGAAGGTGTGGAACTAGGCAAAGAGGGAACCGTAGGTTTGATCACTTATATGCGTACGGACTCGACTCGCTTATCTGTCACAGCACAGGATGAAGCTAAAGAGCTGATTACTGCTAAATATGGTGAAAAGTTCTTACCAGAGGCGCCGCGCCAGTATTCAAAGAAAGCAGCTGGAGCCCAAGAAGCGCATGAAGCGATTCGACCAACTTCAGCACTTCGTGAACCTGAGATGGTTAAAGAGTTCTTGAGCCGCGATCAATTCCGTCTTTACAAGCTGGTTTGGGAGCGGTTCGTATCCAGTCAAATGGCTTCAGCTCTTCTTGATACACTCTCAGTTGATATAGAAGCGGGTACGGCAACATTCAGAGCCGTAGGTTCGAAGGTTTCATTCCCAGGGTTCATGAAGGTTTATGTGGAAGGCAACGATGATGGGACTACAGATGAAGATAAGTATTTACCGCCTCTTCAAGCGGGAGATGCTTTAAATAAGCAAGAGATCGAGCCGAAGCAGCATTTTACACAGCCGCCGCCGCGTTATACAGAAGCAAGGCTTGTAAAGACTCTTGAGGAATTAGGAATAGGACGCCCAAGTACGTATGCACCAACACTTGAAACTATTCAGAAGCGTGGTTATGTAGCTATTGAAGAGAAAAAATTCATGCCTACAGAGCTTGGAGAACTAGTCATCGAGCAGATGGAACAATTTTTTCCGGAAATATTGAACGTAGAGTTTACGGCGAATATGGAAGGGGATCTTGACCATGTGGAAGAAGGATCAGAAGATTGGGTAAAGGTTCTTTCCGAATTCTATGAGTCTTTCGAGAAGCGCTTAGTGTTTGCCGAAGAAGAGATGAAAGAAATTGAGATTGAAGATGAAGTCTCTGATGAGATCTGCGAGAAATGTGGTAAACCACTAGTATATAAATTAGGGCGTTTCGGGAAATTTCTAGCATGCTCTGGCTTTCCAGATTGCCGGAATACGAAGCCGATCATCAAAGATATCGGTGTAACTTGTCCTAAGTGTCATGAAGGTAAAGTTGTAGAGCGTCGTAGCAAAAAAGGACGTGTCTTCTATGGCTGCGATCAATATCCCGGCTGTGATTTCGTCTCTTGGGATAGACCTTCCACTAAGCCATGTCCATCTTGCGGGGCTTGGATGATTGAGAAACGCAATAAGCAAGGCACCAAGCTGCAATGTACGTCTTGTGATCATACAGAGGCAGTTTTAGACAACGAAGAAGAGTTAGCAGAATAA
- the dprA gene encoding DNA-processing protein DprA: MEERELLFGFNEVEGIGWKTIDKIRRAGLLSEKAFSCSAEDWEKIGLTEKMSIHLASIYTLEWIANRRLLMKESAVNMVTVFDSGYPNLLKETVQPPWILYYRGCLELLSTPSVAMVGTRVPTAYGRKVGEILAEELCTAGLTVVSGLARGIDSVCHEAALRRGGGTIAVVATGLDRVYPPENKELERLISRDGLVITEYPLGTKSHPGLFPQRNRIIAGLTYGTVVVEADSRSGSLITADAALEAGRDVFAVPGPITSPKSRGALDLIKQGAKLVTSALDILEEYTSYLPINRLKADESCPPKQVIDDLLIEKKLTNEESHLYHILHQGPFILDDLLVKTGWDFGHLHSVLLSLIIKKAVVQLPGAIYKVI; encoded by the coding sequence ATGGAAGAACGGGAACTACTATTCGGCTTTAATGAAGTGGAAGGTATTGGCTGGAAAACAATCGACAAGATTCGCAGAGCCGGGCTTTTGTCAGAAAAAGCATTTTCTTGTAGCGCAGAAGACTGGGAAAAGATTGGGCTGACCGAGAAAATGTCGATTCATCTTGCTTCCATATACACATTGGAGTGGATAGCAAACCGCCGCTTACTAATGAAAGAAAGTGCTGTGAACATGGTTACGGTTTTTGATTCAGGCTATCCAAATTTATTGAAGGAGACAGTTCAGCCGCCATGGATTCTTTATTATCGTGGGTGTTTGGAACTGTTATCGACACCCAGTGTGGCGATGGTCGGTACTCGTGTGCCAACAGCTTATGGACGGAAGGTAGGGGAGATCCTCGCGGAAGAGCTTTGTACAGCTGGTCTAACAGTGGTTAGCGGATTAGCTAGGGGGATTGATAGTGTGTGTCATGAAGCTGCACTAAGACGCGGTGGAGGCACTATAGCGGTAGTAGCTACAGGACTTGATCGGGTCTACCCTCCCGAGAATAAGGAGCTTGAGCGATTGATTTCCCGTGATGGGCTAGTGATCACAGAGTATCCCCTTGGAACCAAAAGTCATCCTGGGTTATTTCCGCAGCGCAATCGTATTATTGCAGGTCTCACATACGGGACAGTAGTTGTAGAGGCGGATAGTAGAAGTGGGTCACTCATTACCGCTGATGCTGCCTTGGAAGCAGGACGTGATGTTTTTGCTGTCCCTGGACCGATAACATCTCCTAAAAGTAGAGGTGCTCTTGATCTAATTAAACAGGGGGCAAAACTGGTAACCAGTGCATTAGATATTTTAGAAGAATATACTTCTTATCTCCCGATAAACCGTTTAAAAGCGGATGAAAGCTGTCCCCCAAAACAGGTGATTGATGACTTATTAATTGAAAAGAAATTGACAAATGAGGAGTCACACCTATACCATATACTGCATCAAGGCCCCTTTATTTTGGACGATCTGCTTGTGAAGACTGGATGGGATTTTGGACATTTGCATTCAGTTCTGTTATCTTTAATCATAAAAAAAGCGGTAGTACAATTACCAGGAGCTATTTATAAGGTAATTTAA
- the sucD gene encoding succinate--CoA ligase subunit alpha: MSILVDKNTKVITQGITGATGLFHTKGALDYGTQMVGGVTPGKGGTTVNITLENGSEVSLPVFDTVAAAKAATGATASVIYVPPAFAADSIMEAVDAELDLVICITEGIPVLDMVKVSRYMEGRSTVLIGPNCPGVITPGECKIGIMPGYIHMPGYVGVVSRSGTLTYEAVHQLTTRGIGQSSAVGIGGDPVKGSEFIDILKLFNEDPGTKAVIMIGEIGGTAEEEAAEWIREHMTKPVVGFIGGATAPPGKRMGHAGAIISGGKGTASEKIAVLEACGIKVAPTPAEMGSTLVSVLEERGILNAFTSH, from the coding sequence ATGAGCATTCTTGTAGATAAAAATACGAAAGTTATCACGCAAGGTATTACGGGAGCAACGGGCTTGTTCCATACTAAGGGTGCGCTGGATTATGGGACACAAATGGTTGGAGGAGTAACGCCGGGCAAAGGTGGAACGACAGTTAATATCACCCTTGAAAATGGCAGTGAAGTTAGTCTTCCGGTATTTGATACTGTTGCAGCCGCTAAGGCAGCTACTGGAGCAACTGCTAGTGTAATTTATGTACCACCAGCATTCGCAGCAGACTCCATCATGGAGGCAGTTGATGCAGAGCTGGATTTGGTTATTTGTATTACCGAAGGAATTCCCGTACTTGATATGGTAAAAGTCTCACGTTATATGGAAGGCCGTTCTACAGTGCTGATCGGTCCAAACTGTCCGGGTGTTATCACTCCTGGAGAGTGTAAGATTGGAATCATGCCTGGTTATATTCATATGCCTGGTTATGTTGGAGTAGTCTCACGTAGCGGAACGCTAACCTATGAGGCTGTTCATCAGCTAACCACACGTGGAATTGGGCAATCTTCTGCTGTAGGTATTGGCGGGGACCCGGTTAAAGGCTCTGAGTTTATTGATATTTTGAAGCTGTTTAATGAGGATCCGGGTACAAAGGCAGTTATCATGATCGGAGAGATCGGTGGTACTGCAGAGGAAGAAGCGGCAGAGTGGATTCGTGAACATATGACCAAACCGGTTGTAGGTTTCATTGGAGGAGCAACTGCTCCTCCAGGCAAACGCATGGGGCATGCTGGCGCTATCATTTCTGGAGGTAAAGGTACGGCTAGTGAAAAAATTGCCGTACTGGAAGCTTGCGGAATTAAGGTAGCCCCTACACCTGCTGAAATGGGCTCAACGCTCGTAAGTGTGCTAGAAGAACGCGGTATTCTCAATGCTTTTACATCGCACTAA